In the genome of Raphanus sativus cultivar WK10039 chromosome 4, ASM80110v3, whole genome shotgun sequence, one region contains:
- the LOC108848884 gene encoding protein DEHYDRATION-INDUCED 19 homolog 6: protein MDSDSWTDRLASASRRYQLDFLSRSDNFLGFEEIEGEDDFREEYACPFCSDYFDIVSLCCHIDEDHPMNTINGVCPVCAVKVSSDMVAHITLQHANMFKMTTRKRKARRGGGGGAQSMLSILKREFPDGNFQSLFEGSSRVAVPPPSSSSTIAADPLLSSFITPMADELFVSDSAKKALNQSLPQRNVEKKSLSAEDHREKLKQSEFVQGIFSSMILNDCL from the exons ATGGATTCAGATTCGTGGACTGATCGTCTTGCATCGGCTTCAAGAAGATACCAGCTCGATTTCTTGTCCCGATCTG ATAATTTCTTGGGGTTTGAGGAGATAGAGGGAGAAGATGATTTCAGGGAGGAGTATGCTTGTCCCTTCTGCTCTGACTACTTTGATATCGTCTCCCTCTGCTGCCACATCGACGAAGATCATCCTATGAACACTATTAACGGG GTATGCCCCGTTTGTGCGGTGAAAGTGAGCTCTGATATGGTTGCTCATATAACACTTCAGCATGCAAACATGTTCAagat GACTACGCGGAAAAGGAAAGCAAGAAGAGGAGGTGGAGGTGGGGCTCAGTCCATGCTATCAATCTTGAAGAGGGAGTTTCCTGATGGAAACTTTCAGAGCTTGTTTGAAGGATCCTCGCGTGTTGCTGTGCCTCCTCCTTCGTCGTCTTCCACTATAGCTGCTGACCCTTTGCTCTCTTCCTTTATTACGCCAATGGCAGATGAACTTTTTGTTTCAGATTCAGCCAAGAAGGCATTGAATCAGAGTTTGCCTCAACG GAATGTTGAAAAGAAGTCGCTTTCAGCAGAGGATCACAGAGAAAAGTTGAAACAGAGCGAGTTCGTTCAAGGGATCTTCAGCTCTATGATTCTTAATGATTGTTTATAA